A region of Geobacillus sp. 46C-IIa DNA encodes the following proteins:
- a CDS encoding acyclic terpene utilization AtuA family protein — translation MKKVRIGAGQGFYGDSIDGALAIAKFGNVDYLSFDCLAELTMAILAKDQQKDPHTGFTRDIGVTMKALLPYVKKNKIKILTNAGGLNPEGAQQVVLQIAHQLGFKDLKVAVVTGDNVLHKLPDFLKKGVELADLETGAPFTEEMYQKLLFANAYIGALPLAKALREGADIVISGRTTDTAQFLAPLIYEFGWSEKDWDRLACGIFMGHLLECSAQSTGGNFGGDWEQIQGFECIGYPIAEVYENGEFIITKVDQCGGLVNKETVKEQMLYEIHDPSAYVTPDVVVDLTHVHLKETAPNEVKVTGVRGKPKPPHLKVVMGYENGYMGQVIVGYSWPNALKKAKATERIIRRQLKEKNIEFDEIRTDFIGYNSLHGPLATEPDDNVNEIYLRMVVKTDDQKKADSFRRLFPPLALNGPPTMAYIGNIPTRQLIGMWSAFVPRELVENDVKVIIKEVGEYANSDA, via the coding sequence ATGAAAAAAGTTCGGATCGGAGCTGGCCAAGGTTTTTATGGCGATTCAATTGACGGGGCTTTAGCGATAGCGAAATTTGGGAATGTAGATTATTTATCTTTTGACTGCTTGGCGGAGCTGACTATGGCCATTTTAGCGAAGGATCAACAGAAAGATCCCCATACCGGATTTACTCGCGATATCGGAGTAACAATGAAGGCGCTTTTGCCCTATGTGAAAAAAAATAAAATTAAGATTTTGACGAACGCCGGCGGACTCAATCCGGAAGGAGCTCAACAAGTCGTTTTGCAGATCGCCCATCAGTTAGGGTTTAAGGATTTAAAAGTGGCAGTCGTAACAGGAGATAATGTGCTTCATAAACTACCGGACTTTTTGAAAAAAGGGGTTGAGCTTGCCGATCTTGAAACAGGCGCGCCTTTTACAGAAGAAATGTATCAAAAGTTATTATTCGCCAATGCCTACATAGGAGCACTGCCTTTAGCGAAAGCGCTGCGAGAAGGGGCAGATATTGTGATCAGCGGGCGGACAACGGATACGGCGCAGTTTCTCGCCCCTTTGATTTACGAATTCGGCTGGTCGGAAAAAGATTGGGACCGTCTGGCGTGTGGCATTTTTATGGGACATTTGCTCGAATGTTCGGCTCAGTCAACGGGAGGGAACTTCGGCGGTGATTGGGAGCAAATCCAAGGGTTCGAGTGCATAGGCTATCCGATTGCTGAAGTGTATGAAAATGGCGAGTTTATCATTACAAAGGTAGATCAATGTGGCGGTCTGGTGAACAAAGAAACAGTCAAGGAACAAATGTTGTACGAGATTCATGATCCGTCTGCTTATGTAACCCCTGATGTGGTCGTTGATTTGACTCATGTTCATTTGAAAGAGACGGCGCCCAATGAGGTGAAAGTGACAGGAGTAAGGGGAAAGCCAAAGCCTCCACATCTAAAAGTAGTGATGGGCTATGAGAATGGATATATGGGTCAAGTGATTGTAGGATACTCATGGCCGAATGCGCTAAAAAAAGCAAAAGCAACTGAGCGAATTATCCGACGACAGCTAAAAGAGAAAAACATCGAATTTGACGAAATCCGCACCGATTTCATTGGATACAATTCCCTCCACGGACCGCTAGCTACAGAGCCGGATGACAATGTCAATGAAATTTACTTGCGAATGGTGGTAAAAACGGACGATCAAAAGAAGGCGGACTCTTTCCGCAGATTGTTCCCCCCTCTGGCGCTAAATGGACCGCCGACAATGGCTTACATTGGCAATATTCCAACAAGACAACTTATCGGCATGTGGTCGGCTTTTGTTCCACGGGAATTAGTAGAGAACGACGTGAAGGTCATAATTAAGGAGGTGGGAGAGTATGCCAACAGTGATGCTTAA
- a CDS encoding acetyl-CoA carboxylase biotin carboxyl carrier protein subunit produces MMKVLAPMSGTVWKVPVQEGGFVEPGDVIMILESMKMEIPITAETAGILKKVYVYEGDFVQENDVLGEIE; encoded by the coding sequence CTGATGAAAGTACTGGCGCCTATGAGCGGCACCGTTTGGAAAGTTCCCGTGCAGGAGGGGGGCTTTGTCGAACCCGGAGACGTCATTATGATCTTGGAATCGATGAAGATGGAAATTCCGATTACGGCTGAAACCGCAGGAATATTGAAAAAGGTCTATGTATATGAAGGAGATTTCGTTCAGGAAAACGATGTTTTAGGAGAAATCGAGTAA
- a CDS encoding sigma-54-dependent Fis family transcriptional regulator, protein MKVEDFTTTDYAQLSIRSTIRDTLEVFLQKKVDIACVIEEDHFLGIVTKYSLYRVLLAGASLEQSIKKAIKRNVVTIQKNMTLYEARDIMVAKRVSHAVVLTETNKVFGVMSKSDLIRGIMSEVQNLANRMKALLEHLQDAVISVDNQLNITAFNRSAKQLFQFDDLTIGKTIRSIFPNFTDDLVYAITTGEPIKAKRISLPNNKMIASFIPIRELSRITGAMVVLKDVTSFESIASELELTKKLKKILNSAIEFAYDGIVITDHAGNITMANEGFLDLYGVEYNEVIGKNISQIAPEIPFEKCLKEKKAMKGEVIKINGKPSILTQSPIFHNRELIGAIYKIIFRQLDVWKDLLLRIEQLENELTYYRGELKKMTGKKDSFTHIISINPRIEKLKQEAYIAAQSSSTVLLTGESGTGKELFAEGIHNASGRQGALIKVNCAAIPQELLESEFFGYVDGAFTGARRGGKPGKFELAHLGTLFLDEIGDMPLHLQAKLLRVLQEKEVERIGDTKTIQVDVRIIAATNKDLWRLVQEGKFREDLFYRVNVIHLHIPPLRDRIEDIPLLCNHFIKKMNQRTKKSILGVTPEVVGLFQSFYWPGNVRHLENVIERAFHFCHTSYIDVEHLPEDFLSFAKNARSSCVSSSTLDGHLKQARQQQLHDLDQTIILEALKKMNGNKTKAAELLGISRSTLYEKMRKYGIKSSFQISK, encoded by the coding sequence ATGAAGGTGGAAGACTTTACAACAACGGACTATGCCCAATTGTCCATCCGAAGCACGATTCGTGACACGCTTGAGGTGTTTTTGCAGAAAAAAGTCGACATTGCCTGTGTCATCGAGGAAGATCATTTCCTCGGCATTGTCACCAAGTATTCTTTGTACCGTGTATTGCTCGCTGGCGCTTCTCTTGAACAATCCATCAAGAAAGCTATTAAGCGAAATGTTGTCACAATCCAAAAGAACATGACCTTATACGAAGCGAGGGACATTATGGTCGCAAAAAGAGTGAGCCATGCTGTCGTGCTGACGGAGACAAACAAAGTATTTGGAGTCATGTCTAAGTCCGACTTAATACGCGGGATCATGTCTGAAGTGCAAAATCTTGCCAATCGCATGAAAGCACTACTCGAACATCTACAGGATGCTGTCATCTCTGTAGACAACCAACTCAACATTACAGCCTTCAATCGTTCCGCAAAACAACTTTTCCAATTCGACGACCTAACGATCGGCAAAACGATCCGTTCTATTTTCCCAAATTTCACTGACGACCTTGTTTACGCCATAACAACTGGAGAACCGATCAAAGCCAAACGCATTTCGTTGCCGAATAATAAAATGATCGCTTCCTTTATTCCCATTCGGGAATTATCCCGTATCACTGGAGCGATGGTTGTTTTGAAAGACGTAACTTCCTTTGAATCGATCGCCTCGGAACTTGAGTTAACAAAAAAGTTAAAAAAAATACTCAATAGCGCCATCGAATTTGCCTATGACGGAATTGTCATTACTGACCATGCAGGAAATATTACGATGGCGAACGAGGGGTTTCTTGATTTATATGGGGTTGAGTACAATGAAGTCATCGGCAAAAACATCTCTCAAATCGCTCCTGAAATCCCCTTCGAAAAGTGCTTAAAAGAAAAAAAGGCGATGAAAGGCGAAGTCATTAAAATAAATGGAAAGCCGTCCATACTGACCCAATCGCCGATCTTTCATAACCGTGAGTTGATCGGTGCGATTTATAAAATCATCTTTCGGCAGCTCGATGTGTGGAAAGACCTTTTGCTCAGAATCGAACAGCTTGAAAATGAACTTACATATTACCGCGGGGAACTAAAAAAAATGACAGGAAAAAAGGACTCCTTCACCCATATTATTTCCATTAATCCTAGAATCGAGAAACTAAAGCAAGAAGCTTATATTGCGGCGCAATCTTCTTCCACCGTTTTGCTTACGGGAGAAAGCGGAACAGGAAAAGAACTGTTTGCCGAAGGAATTCATAATGCTTCCGGAAGGCAAGGAGCCTTGATCAAAGTGAACTGCGCAGCCATCCCACAGGAGCTGCTCGAGTCGGAGTTCTTTGGCTATGTAGACGGCGCTTTTACCGGAGCTCGTCGGGGAGGGAAACCTGGAAAGTTTGAATTAGCTCATTTAGGCACTTTGTTCCTGGATGAAATCGGTGACATGCCCCTCCATCTTCAAGCCAAACTATTGCGTGTCCTACAAGAAAAGGAAGTAGAGCGGATCGGCGATACCAAAACGATTCAAGTCGATGTTCGCATTATCGCGGCAACAAACAAAGATTTATGGAGACTGGTGCAGGAGGGAAAATTTAGAGAAGACTTGTTTTACCGAGTTAATGTCATCCATTTGCATATTCCCCCTTTACGGGATCGGATTGAGGATATCCCTCTTTTATGCAACCATTTCATCAAAAAAATGAATCAAAGAACAAAAAAATCGATTCTTGGCGTCACTCCAGAAGTTGTGGGATTATTTCAATCCTTTTATTGGCCCGGAAATGTACGCCATCTTGAAAATGTGATTGAAAGAGCATTTCATTTTTGCCACACATCGTATATCGACGTGGAACATCTTCCCGAGGACTTTCTTTCCTTTGCGAAAAACGCCCGATCTTCGTGCGTATCTAGCTCTACGCTCGATGGTCATTTAAAACAGGCACGACAGCAACAGCTACACGATTTAGACCAGACAATCATTTTGGAAGCATTGAAAAAAATGAATGGAAACAAAACAAAAGCAGCTGAACTTTTAGGAATAAGCCGCTCGACGCTTTACGAAAAAATGAGAAAGTACGGGATAAAAAGCAGTTTTCAAATTTCCAAATAG
- a CDS encoding acyl-CoA dehydrogenase family protein: MGYEPYFTIEHEMLRKTVRSFVEKEITPYVEVWEQSGEFPKKIIKRMGDLGFLGLRYPKEVGGQGWDYFASIVFAEEMAHCGCGGVPMAVAVQTDMATPPIMQFGNEDQKERFLKPAIKGEKLAAIGITEPNHGSDVASIQTRAYRDGNEWVINGSKMFITNGPRADFITLVVRTSDQPGHKGISLILVEMDRPGISISRKLNKVGMRSSDTAEIVFDHVRVPYENLLGEEGNGFKQIMWELQGERLISAAAAIGIAEYAYEFAYRYAKERKQFGKPIAHFQVISHLLAEMKTEIEVCREMTYAVAYRFSRGEVPSKEISMVKLACAQMAHWVADRALQICGGNGYMMEFPIQRIWRDTRLYRIGAGTDEIMKEIIAKQMGLQDD; the protein is encoded by the coding sequence GTGGGATACGAACCTTATTTTACAATAGAGCATGAGATGTTAAGAAAAACAGTTCGTTCTTTCGTAGAGAAAGAGATCACCCCCTATGTTGAAGTGTGGGAGCAGTCTGGGGAATTTCCGAAAAAAATTATCAAGAGAATGGGGGATTTAGGGTTTTTAGGATTGCGTTATCCGAAAGAAGTCGGCGGGCAAGGTTGGGATTATTTTGCTAGCATTGTTTTTGCCGAAGAAATGGCCCACTGTGGATGTGGCGGAGTTCCGATGGCAGTGGCTGTTCAGACAGATATGGCTACACCCCCTATTATGCAGTTTGGAAATGAGGATCAAAAAGAACGGTTTTTAAAACCGGCCATCAAAGGAGAAAAATTGGCAGCCATCGGGATCACCGAACCGAATCACGGATCGGATGTAGCCTCCATCCAAACGCGTGCTTATCGTGATGGAAATGAATGGGTGATTAACGGGTCAAAAATGTTCATCACAAACGGCCCGCGTGCTGATTTTATCACCCTTGTGGTGCGGACTTCCGATCAACCTGGACATAAAGGGATCAGCTTAATTCTTGTCGAGATGGATCGACCAGGAATTTCCATTAGCCGAAAATTAAATAAAGTAGGAATGAGATCGAGTGACACAGCGGAAATCGTTTTTGATCATGTGCGGGTTCCGTATGAAAACTTGCTTGGAGAGGAAGGAAATGGGTTTAAGCAGATCATGTGGGAGCTTCAAGGAGAACGCTTGATCTCCGCCGCAGCAGCGATCGGCATTGCCGAGTATGCCTACGAATTTGCTTACCGCTATGCTAAAGAACGAAAACAGTTCGGAAAACCGATTGCCCACTTCCAAGTTATCAGTCATTTGTTGGCAGAGATGAAAACGGAAATTGAAGTTTGCCGCGAAATGACATACGCTGTCGCTTACCGTTTTTCTAGAGGAGAAGTGCCAAGCAAAGAAATATCCATGGTGAAATTAGCCTGCGCACAAATGGCGCATTGGGTGGCGGATCGGGCGTTGCAAATTTGCGGAGGCAACGGTTACATGATGGAATTTCCCATTCAGCGCATTTGGAGAGATACGAGATTATATCGAATCGGCGCCGGCACGGATGAAATTATGAAAGAAATCATCGCAAAACAAATGGGATTGCAAGATGATTAA